A single Ketogulonicigenium vulgare WSH-001 DNA region contains:
- a CDS encoding TRAP transporter substrate-binding protein encodes MDRRSFLAKASVGGATAAAAATLAAPAIAQSNPRITWRLASSFPKSLDVLYGGAESLNRYLSEATDGNFTIQPFAAGELVGPMQVQDAVSEGTVEACHTVGYYFWGKDPTFALATSIPFSLSARGMNAFLYYGGGNELYNEFLAGHNIVGYPGGNSGAQMGGWFRKEINTTEDLRGLKFRVGGFAGKVLEQLGVVPQQIAAGDIYQALERGTIDAAEWVGPYDDEKLGFVKVAPYYYAPGVWEGGPTLHFYFNKPAYDDLPAQYKSLLQTATRAVNNDVLADYDWRNPPALKVLAAQGAQLRWFPKEVMDDMFTAANSTYAEYEASNPHFARMWGAIKDFRRDHYTWSQVTEYTYDTYMMIKQNEGAL; translated from the coding sequence ATGGATCGACGTTCGTTTCTGGCGAAAGCATCGGTAGGCGGCGCAACGGCTGCCGCAGCAGCCACGCTGGCCGCCCCTGCCATCGCCCAGAGCAACCCGCGCATTACCTGGCGCTTGGCTTCATCCTTTCCTAAGTCGCTGGACGTTCTGTATGGCGGCGCGGAGAGCCTGAACCGCTATCTGTCCGAGGCGACGGATGGCAATTTTACGATCCAACCCTTTGCGGCGGGCGAGCTTGTCGGCCCGATGCAGGTGCAGGATGCGGTCAGCGAAGGCACGGTCGAGGCCTGCCATACCGTTGGCTATTATTTCTGGGGCAAGGACCCGACATTCGCGCTGGCGACGTCGATCCCGTTCTCGCTCTCGGCACGGGGGATGAACGCGTTCCTGTATTACGGCGGCGGCAACGAGCTGTATAACGAGTTTCTGGCAGGCCATAATATCGTGGGCTATCCGGGCGGTAACTCGGGCGCGCAGATGGGTGGCTGGTTCCGCAAGGAAATCAACACGACCGAGGATCTGCGCGGTCTGAAGTTCCGTGTCGGCGGTTTCGCCGGCAAGGTGCTGGAGCAGCTGGGCGTTGTGCCGCAACAGATCGCGGCGGGCGACATCTATCAGGCGCTGGAACGCGGCACGATCGACGCCGCCGAATGGGTCGGCCCCTATGACGATGAAAAGCTGGGCTTTGTGAAAGTTGCGCCATACTACTATGCGCCCGGCGTGTGGGAGGGTGGCCCGACGCTGCACTTCTATTTCAACAAGCCCGCCTATGACGATCTGCCAGCACAATACAAATCGCTGCTGCAGACCGCGACGCGCGCGGTGAATAATGACGTGCTGGCCGATTATGACTGGCGCAATCCGCCCGCGCTGAAAGTGCTGGCCGCCCAAGGCGCGCAATTGCGCTGGTTCCCCAAAGAGGTGATGGACGATATGTTCACCGCCGCGAACAGCACCTATGCCGAATACGAGGCCTCGAACCCGCATTTCGCCCGTATGTGGGGTGCGATCAAGGACTTCCGCCGCGACCATTACACCTGGTCGCAGGTCACCGAATACACCTATGACACCTATATGATGATCAAGCAGAACGAGGGCGCCCTTTAA
- a CDS encoding VOC family protein: MAIRYLHTMVRVLDLDKSVAFYQLLGLVEKRRTESEKGRYTLVFMCAPGQDEVSVELTYNWDGDTGLPSDSRHFGHLAYRVDDIYGLCQRLMDAGVTINRPPRDGHMAFVRSPDNVSIELLQEGEHLAPAEPWASMPNTGHW, encoded by the coding sequence ATGGCTATCCGCTACCTTCACACCATGGTCCGCGTGCTGGATCTGGATAAAAGCGTCGCCTTTTACCAACTGCTGGGCCTTGTGGAAAAGCGCCGCACGGAAAGTGAAAAGGGCCGCTATACCCTTGTTTTCATGTGCGCCCCCGGTCAGGACGAAGTTTCGGTCGAGCTGACCTATAACTGGGACGGCGATACCGGCCTGCCCAGCGACAGCCGTCATTTCGGCCATCTGGCTTACCGCGTCGATGATATCTATGGCCTGTGCCAGCGCCTGATGGATGCGGGCGTCACCATCAACCGCCCGCCGCGCGACGGCCATATGGCGTTCGTCCGCTCGCCCGACAATGTCTCGATCGAGCTGCTGCAAGAGGGCGAACACCTTGCCCCGGCCGAGCCTTGGGCCTCGATGCCCAACACCGGTCACTGGTAA
- a CDS encoding MATE family efflux transporter has product MMANAAKRGFRHEIWAVLTLGVPLIASNLAQMVINLTDTIILGWYDVQALAAVTLAHALYSLLYLFGAGFAWAVMPLVAEAAVQGNDTRVRRVTRMGIWLSLGFATLAAIPMLLSEALLLSIGQDPSISALAQDYLQVIFIALFAALLIACMRSFLAALGHTAVVFWATVFVAILNGVLVYLLVFGHFGFPELGILGAAVGTTIAQITGLAILCIYAVRKLPEYHLFQRFWRPDPQAMVEVTRVGLPIGLTSLAEGGLFSATAILMGWIGTAELAAHGIALQIAALVFMLYMGLSQAATILAGRAYGQRDPQALRRVALASGSVAACILVAGVAIFVIFRMPLVSVFLDQSDANYAHVLQIGMALLLMAALFQALDAAQVMALGLLRAVQDTTVPMLMAVVSYWGVGFPLSLAIGIWWNGGAVGVWVGLVAGLGVASVLMIYRFWRGLVTHRYIAHV; this is encoded by the coding sequence ATGATGGCAAATGCGGCAAAGCGTGGATTTCGGCATGAAATCTGGGCAGTTCTGACCCTTGGTGTGCCGCTGATCGCGTCAAATCTGGCACAGATGGTCATCAATCTGACCGATACGATCATTCTGGGCTGGTATGATGTGCAGGCTTTGGCCGCCGTCACGCTGGCCCATGCGCTTTATTCGCTGCTCTATCTGTTTGGCGCAGGGTTCGCCTGGGCGGTGATGCCGCTGGTCGCCGAGGCCGCGGTGCAGGGGAACGACACCCGCGTGCGGCGCGTGACACGGATGGGGATCTGGCTGTCGCTGGGCTTTGCCACGCTCGCCGCCATCCCGATGCTGCTGTCCGAGGCGTTGCTGCTGTCGATCGGCCAAGATCCAAGCATCAGCGCGCTGGCGCAGGATTATCTGCAGGTGATTTTCATCGCCCTGTTCGCGGCGCTGCTGATCGCCTGTATGCGCAGCTTTTTGGCGGCGCTGGGGCATACGGCGGTGGTGTTCTGGGCAACGGTCTTTGTTGCGATCCTGAACGGCGTGCTGGTGTATCTGCTGGTCTTTGGCCATTTCGGCTTTCCCGAGCTTGGCATTCTGGGCGCGGCGGTCGGCACGACGATTGCGCAGATCACCGGCCTTGCGATCCTGTGCATCTATGCGGTGCGCAAGCTGCCCGAATATCATCTGTTCCAACGCTTTTGGCGGCCCGATCCGCAGGCGATGGTCGAGGTCACGCGTGTCGGCCTGCCCATCGGTCTGACCAGCCTGGCCGAGGGCGGGCTATTCAGCGCCACCGCGATCTTGATGGGCTGGATCGGCACGGCCGAGCTTGCGGCGCATGGCATTGCCCTGCAAATCGCGGCGCTGGTCTTTATGCTGTATATGGGTCTGTCGCAGGCGGCGACCATTCTGGCCGGGCGCGCATACGGTCAACGCGATCCGCAGGCTTTGCGCCGCGTGGCGCTGGCCTCTGGCAGCGTGGCGGCCTGTATTTTGGTCGCGGGCGTCGCGATTTTCGTCATCTTCCGGATGCCGCTGGTCTCGGTCTTTTTGGATCAGTCTGATGCGAATTACGCGCATGTCCTGCAGATCGGCATGGCGCTGCTGCTGATGGCGGCGCTGTTTCAGGCGCTGGATGCGGCGCAGGTCATGGCATTGGGACTGCTGCGCGCGGTGCAGGATACGACCGTTCCCATGCTGATGGCGGTTGTCAGCTATTGGGGCGTCGGCTTCCCCCTTAGCCTTGCTATCGGGATCTGGTGGAACGGCGGCGCGGTGGGGGTTTGGGTCGGTCTGGTGGCCGGGCTTGGCGTTGCCAGCGTGCTGATGATCTATCGCTTTTGGCGCGGTCTCGTCACCCATAGGTATATCGCCCATGTTTGA
- a CDS encoding TRAP transporter large permease → MMEFIATNMAPIMFASLIIFLLIGYPVAFALAANGLMFFIIGVELAPLSNGVITLNWPLLNALPDRFFGTMSNDTMLAIPFFTFMGVILEKSGMAEDLLDTIGQLFGSIRGGLAFAVVLVGTMLAATTGVVAASVIAMGLISLPIMLRYGYDRSLSAGVIAASGTLAQIVPPSLVLIVLADQLGRSAGDMFKGAMYPALALSGIYLIYIAFVAIFRPHKVPALPPEARTLGKGMGSLGVIMGILILLALALIVLFSQVMSRSNADILGGFAAVLVVYTYAQLDRKLKWNRLSYLAQQVVIVMVPPVTLIFLVLGTIFLGVATPTEAGAMGAVGSLLLAAGKRRLNLDVIKQAIVSTTRLSTFVMFILLGARVFSLTFYGVNGHIWVEHLLTSLPGGAQGFIIVVSILVFFLAFFLDYFELAFIIVPLLVAPALALDIDLVWFGVILAINMQTSFMHPPFGFALHFLRSVAPRVPYIDKVTGKKTAPVTSGQIYLGAIPFMGLQLLMMVIVICFPQLVMHYRGPAIDTSTVTITLPGVGGGLGAPGMGGPGGGLGAPGSGLGGGGLGGGLGAPGGLGAPAPAGN, encoded by the coding sequence ATGATGGAATTCATTGCGACGAACATGGCGCCGATCATGTTCGCATCGCTGATCATCTTCCTGCTGATCGGCTATCCGGTGGCCTTTGCATTGGCTGCAAACGGGCTGATGTTCTTTATCATCGGCGTGGAACTGGCGCCGCTGTCCAATGGCGTCATCACGCTGAACTGGCCACTGCTGAACGCGCTGCCGGATCGTTTCTTTGGGACAATGTCCAATGATACGATGCTCGCCATCCCATTCTTTACCTTTATGGGCGTAATCCTCGAGAAATCCGGCATGGCCGAGGATCTTTTGGACACGATCGGCCAGCTCTTCGGCTCGATCCGCGGCGGCCTTGCCTTTGCCGTGGTTCTGGTTGGTACGATGCTGGCGGCCACCACTGGCGTTGTGGCGGCCTCGGTGATCGCCATGGGCCTGATCTCGCTGCCGATCATGCTGCGTTACGGCTATGACCGCTCGCTGTCTGCGGGCGTGATCGCCGCGTCGGGCACGCTGGCGCAGATCGTGCCGCCCTCGCTGGTGCTGATCGTTCTGGCGGACCAGCTGGGCCGCTCGGCCGGTGACATGTTCAAAGGCGCGATGTATCCCGCCCTTGCACTGTCAGGCATCTACCTGATCTATATCGCCTTTGTCGCGATTTTCCGCCCGCACAAAGTGCCCGCCCTGCCGCCAGAGGCCCGCACCTTGGGCAAAGGCATGGGCTCGCTCGGCGTGATCATGGGGATCCTGATCCTGCTGGCGCTGGCGCTGATCGTCCTGTTTTCGCAAGTCATGTCGCGCAGCAACGCGGATATCCTGGGCGGCTTTGCGGCCGTGCTGGTCGTCTATACTTACGCGCAACTTGATCGCAAACTGAAATGGAACCGCCTGTCCTATCTGGCGCAACAGGTCGTCATCGTTATGGTGCCGCCCGTTACGCTGATCTTCCTAGTGCTGGGCACGATCTTCCTCGGCGTTGCAACCCCGACCGAAGCAGGCGCGATGGGTGCCGTTGGCTCGCTGTTGCTGGCCGCTGGCAAGCGTCGCCTGAACCTTGACGTCATCAAACAGGCGATTGTCTCGACCACGCGCCTGTCGACCTTTGTCATGTTCATCCTGCTGGGCGCGCGCGTTTTCTCGCTGACCTTCTACGGCGTGAACGGCCATATCTGGGTCGAGCATCTGCTGACCTCGCTTCCGGGCGGCGCGCAGGGCTTTATCATTGTGGTGTCGATCCTGGTGTTCTTCCTGGCCTTCTTCCTCGATTACTTCGAGCTGGCCTTCATCATCGTGCCGCTGCTGGTCGCACCTGCGCTTGCGCTGGACATCGACCTTGTGTGGTTCGGGGTGATCCTTGCGATCAACATGCAGACCTCGTTCATGCACCCACCTTTCGGCTTTGCGTTGCACTTCCTCAGATCGGTCGCGCCGCGCGTCCCGTATATCGATAAGGTGACGGGCAAGAAAACCGCGCCGGTTACATCGGGGCAAATCTATCTTGGGGCGATCCCGTTCATGGGGCTGCAACTGCTGATGATGGTCATCGTGATCTGCTTCCCGCAGCTTGTGATGCACTATCGCGGCCCTGCCATTGATACATCCACGGTGACGATCACGCTGCCGGGTGTTGGCGGCGGGCTGGGTGCGCCGGGCATGGGCGGCCCTGGGGGCGGCCTTGGTGCACCGGGTAGCGGCCTGGGTGGCGGCGGCTTGGGCGGCGGCCTAGGCGCACCGGGGGGCCTTGGCGCTCCGGCACCGGCGGGCAACTGA
- a CDS encoding MarR family winged helix-turn-helix transcriptional regulator has protein sequence MTKSAPPAAGQMVSYFDTLALVERLHRLLLDLVKDEFERLGVLEINPVQALLLFNMGEQELTAGELKTRGFYQGSNVSYNLKKLVDLGYLHHERSTADRRAVRIRLTEKGRRVRETLLRLFAGHADGMVARGVLPREGMDDLTLMLRRVERYWTEQIRYIY, from the coding sequence ATGACCAAATCTGCGCCCCCTGCGGCAGGGCAGATGGTCAGCTATTTTGACACGCTGGCGCTGGTCGAGCGGTTGCACCGGCTGCTGCTGGATCTGGTCAAGGACGAGTTCGAACGGCTGGGCGTGCTGGAGATCAACCCGGTACAGGCGCTGCTGCTGTTCAATATGGGCGAGCAAGAGCTGACGGCGGGCGAGCTGAAAACGCGCGGTTTCTATCAAGGCAGCAATGTCAGCTATAATCTGAAGAAACTGGTTGATCTGGGCTATCTGCATCACGAACGCAGCACAGCGGATCGGCGCGCGGTGCGTATTCGCCTGACCGAAAAGGGCCGCCGCGTGCGCGAGACGTTGCTGCGCCTATTTGCGGGCCACGCCGATGGGATGGTGGCGCGCGGCGTGTTGCCGCGCGAGGGGATGGACGACCTGACGCTGATGTTGCGCCGGGTCGAACGCTATTGGACGGAACAGATCCGCTATATCTACTGA
- a CDS encoding pyridoxal phosphate-dependent aminotransferase, translating to MSFLSQTLARVKPSPTIAVTTRAAELKAEGRDIISLGAGEPDFDTPQNIKDAAIRAINEGKTKYTAVDGIPALKQAICAKFARENDLTYTPAQVTVGTGGKQVLYNALMATLNAGDEVIIPAPYWVSYPDMVLLAGGTPVIITGTLENQFKITPEQLEAAITPNTKWFMFNSPSNPTGAGYSWDELKALTDVLLRHPQVWVLSDDMYEHLAFDDFKFCSPAQVEPALYDRTLTVNGVSKAYAMTGWRIGYAAGPVALIKAMAKVQSQSTSNPSSISQYAAVEALNGPQDYLESNKALFQGRRDLVVAALNTCPGITCPVPEGAFYVYPDIAGCIGKTSAGGAVIANDEAFVTALLNETGVAVVFGAAFGLSPNFRISYATSEAELTEACARIKTFCEGLN from the coding sequence ATGAGCTTCCTTTCCCAGACCCTTGCCCGGGTCAAGCCCTCGCCCACCATCGCCGTCACCACCCGCGCGGCGGAACTCAAGGCCGAAGGCCGCGATATCATCAGCCTCGGCGCGGGCGAGCCGGATTTCGACACGCCCCAGAACATCAAAGACGCCGCGATCCGCGCCATCAACGAGGGTAAGACGAAATACACCGCCGTCGACGGCATCCCCGCGCTGAAACAGGCGATCTGCGCCAAATTCGCGCGCGAGAATGACCTGACCTATACGCCTGCGCAGGTCACGGTCGGCACCGGCGGCAAGCAAGTCCTGTATAACGCCTTGATGGCCACGCTGAACGCGGGCGACGAGGTGATCATCCCCGCTCCCTATTGGGTCAGCTACCCCGATATGGTCCTGCTGGCGGGCGGCACGCCGGTCATCATCACCGGCACGCTGGAAAACCAGTTCAAGATCACGCCCGAACAATTGGAAGCGGCGATCACGCCCAATACCAAATGGTTCATGTTCAACAGCCCCTCGAACCCGACGGGCGCGGGCTATAGCTGGGACGAGCTCAAGGCCCTGACCGATGTACTGCTGCGCCATCCGCAGGTCTGGGTGCTGTCGGATGACATGTATGAACATCTGGCCTTTGACGATTTCAAATTCTGCTCGCCCGCGCAGGTGGAACCGGCGCTTTATGACCGCACGCTGACGGTGAATGGCGTGTCCAAGGCCTATGCGATGACCGGCTGGCGCATCGGCTATGCGGCGGGGCCTGTGGCGCTGATCAAGGCGATGGCCAAGGTACAGTCGCAATCGACCTCGAACCCCAGCTCGATCAGCCAATATGCGGCGGTTGAGGCGCTGAACGGCCCGCAGGATTATCTGGAAAGCAACAAGGCCCTGTTCCAAGGCCGCCGCGATCTGGTGGTCGCTGCGCTGAACACCTGCCCCGGCATCACCTGCCCCGTCCCCGAAGGCGCGTTTTATGTCTATCCCGATATCGCGGGCTGCATCGGCAAGACCAGCGCCGGCGGCGCGGTGATCGCGAATGACGAAGCCTTTGTCACCGCCCTTTTGAACGAGACCGGCGTTGCGGTGGTGTTCGGCGCGGCGTTCGGCCTGTCGCCTAACTTCCGCATCAGCTATGCGACCTCGGAAGCCGAACTGACCGAGGCCTGCGCCCGGATCAAGACCTTCTGCGAAGGCTTGAACTAA
- a CDS encoding succinate dehydrogenase assembly factor 2 — translation MSNDLRLRRLHMRAIRRGIKEMDLLLGHFAAARLADLAPADLDLFEALLDENDHDIHAWATGALPVPGAYAGLIAQLLAHAAAVRGAWV, via the coding sequence ATGAGTAACGATTTGCGCCTGCGCCGCCTGCATATGCGGGCCATTCGCCGCGGGATCAAGGAAATGGATCTGCTGCTGGGCCATTTCGCCGCCGCGCGGCTGGCGGATCTGGCGCCCGCGGATCTGGATCTGTTCGAGGCGCTGCTGGACGAGAATGACCATGACATTCACGCCTGGGCCACCGGGGCGCTGCCGGTGCCCGGCGCCTATGCCGGGCTGATTGCGCAGCTACTGGCCCATGCGGCAGCCGTGCGCGGGGCCTGGGTCTAG
- a CDS encoding arginyltransferase — protein MRHSLPLAPQFYVTAPAPCPYLEGQLERKLFTALQGDGAAAMNDALSKQGFRRSQNVIYRPTCANCSACLSARIRVADFKPNAWQRRVLKRNARVQRRVRPTWATEDQFALFRRYLDARHEEGGMADMDVFEFAAMVEQTPVRSRMVEFTDPEAADFLRDDDGLVGACLIDILDDGLSLVYSFYDPNRPSDSLGNYIILQHILLAQELGLPYVYLGYWVPGSPKMAYKARYQPLEIYRGGAWVQFDPQDPPQTAPHPLDTPPVAEQVARITLPDLTRL, from the coding sequence ATGCGCCACAGTTTGCCACTGGCCCCGCAGTTTTATGTCACCGCTCCGGCGCCATGCCCCTATCTTGAGGGGCAGCTAGAGCGGAAACTGTTCACCGCGCTGCAAGGCGATGGCGCGGCTGCGATGAATGATGCGCTGTCGAAACAGGGGTTCCGCCGCTCGCAGAACGTGATTTACCGGCCGACCTGCGCCAATTGCAGCGCCTGTTTGTCGGCGCGCATCCGGGTCGCCGATTTCAAACCCAACGCTTGGCAGCGCCGCGTCCTGAAACGCAATGCCCGCGTCCAGCGCCGCGTGCGCCCGACCTGGGCGACCGAGGATCAATTCGCCCTGTTCCGCCGCTATCTGGATGCCCGCCACGAAGAGGGCGGCATGGCCGATATGGATGTGTTCGAATTCGCCGCCATGGTCGAGCAAACCCCCGTGCGCAGCCGCATGGTCGAATTCACCGATCCCGAGGCCGCCGATTTCCTTCGCGATGACGACGGTCTGGTCGGTGCCTGCCTGATCGACATTCTGGATGACGGGCTGTCGCTGGTCTATTCGTTCTATGATCCGAACCGGCCATCGGACTCGCTGGGGAATTACATTATCCTGCAGCATATCCTGCTCGCGCAGGAGTTGGGCCTGCCTTACGTCTATCTGGGCTACTGGGTGCCCGGCAGCCCGAAAATGGCCTATAAGGCGCGCTACCAGCCGCTGGAGATTTATCGCGGTGGCGCATGGGTTCAGTTTGACCCCCAAGACCCGCCCCAGACCGCACCGCACCCGCTGGACACGCCCCCCGTGGCCGAACAAGTGGCGCGGATCACCCTGCCCGATCTGACCCGCCTGTAG
- a CDS encoding TRAP transporter substrate-binding protein, whose protein sequence is MDRRKFLTKATVGGAAAAAATTLAAPALAQANPRITWRLASSFPKSTDTLYGGGETLAKFMSDATDGAFQIQSFAAGEIVGGLQVHDAVTDGTVEIAHTVGYYFWGKDPTFALGSAVPFSLNARGMNAFMFEGGGNEMYNEFLAQHNIVGLPAGNTGAQMGGWFRKEINTLDDLRGLKFRVGGFAGKVLEELGVVPQQLAGGDVYPALERGTLDATEFTNPYDDEKLGFVKVAPYYYAPGVWEGGPMIHFFINKDQFEDLPPAYQALLVGGSKIVNNDLMAEYDWRNPPALRTVIGQGAQLRYFSKEIMDAMFDAANKVYAEIEAVNPAFANMWGAIKDFRRDHYTWSQVTEYNYDTYMMIKQNEGAL, encoded by the coding sequence ATGGATAGACGTAAGTTTTTGACGAAAGCTACGGTGGGCGGTGCAGCCGCTGCGGCAGCGACCACTTTGGCCGCGCCCGCGCTGGCACAGGCTAACCCGCGCATCACCTGGCGCCTGGCTTCGTCCTTCCCCAAATCGACCGATACGCTGTATGGCGGCGGTGAGACGCTGGCAAAGTTCATGTCGGATGCCACCGACGGCGCGTTCCAGATCCAGTCGTTTGCGGCGGGCGAGATCGTCGGCGGCTTGCAAGTGCATGACGCGGTGACCGATGGCACGGTCGAAATCGCCCATACCGTGGGTTACTATTTCTGGGGCAAAGATCCGACCTTTGCACTGGGTTCGGCAGTTCCCTTCTCGTTGAACGCGCGCGGCATGAATGCGTTCATGTTCGAAGGCGGCGGCAACGAGATGTATAACGAATTCCTCGCCCAGCATAATATCGTCGGCCTGCCCGCAGGCAACACCGGCGCGCAGATGGGTGGCTGGTTCCGCAAAGAGATCAACACGCTGGATGACCTGCGCGGTCTGAAGTTCCGCGTCGGCGGCTTTGCCGGCAAGGTTCTGGAAGAGCTGGGCGTTGTGCCGCAGCAATTGGCAGGCGGCGATGTTTATCCCGCGCTCGAGCGTGGCACGCTGGATGCGACCGAATTCACCAACCCCTATGACGATGAAAAGCTGGGTTTCGTGAAGGTTGCACCCTATTACTACGCGCCCGGCGTGTGGGAAGGCGGCCCGATGATCCACTTCTTTATCAACAAGGATCAGTTCGAAGACCTGCCGCCCGCCTATCAAGCCTTGCTGGTTGGCGGATCAAAGATCGTGAACAACGACCTGATGGCCGAATACGACTGGCGCAACCCGCCTGCGCTGCGCACCGTCATCGGTCAGGGCGCCCAACTGCGCTATTTCTCGAAAGAGATCATGGATGCGATGTTCGACGCGGCCAACAAGGTCTATGCCGAGATCGAAGCCGTGAACCCGGCCTTTGCGAATATGTGGGGCGCGATCAAGGACTTCCGTCGTGATCACTATACCTGGTCGCAAGTGACCGAGTATAACTACGACACCTATATGATGATCAAGCAGAACGAAGGCGCGCTGTAA
- a CDS encoding TRAP transporter small permease subunit — protein sequence MKILLAFARIVDAVNEFIGRQIGWLIFVAILVSALNAIVRKVFNYSSNGYLELQWYLYGAAFMLAASWVIKTNDHVRIDLIYGRLSRNARNWIELLGHLFFLMPFVLVMIYFLWPYVIRSYNSGEMSPNAGGLILWPAKMMLLIGFLQMFFQAISEIIKRVGVMTGTYDDPNPYVTARDLAEQEAKELAEEILKAQEARQ from the coding sequence ATGAAGATACTTCTAGCCTTTGCTAGGATTGTCGATGCAGTGAATGAGTTCATCGGTCGTCAGATCGGTTGGCTTATTTTCGTGGCGATCCTTGTCTCTGCGCTGAACGCCATTGTGCGTAAGGTGTTCAACTATTCGTCCAATGGCTATCTCGAACTGCAATGGTATCTTTATGGTGCCGCATTCATGCTTGCAGCATCTTGGGTCATCAAGACGAATGACCATGTGCGCATCGACCTGATCTATGGACGCCTGTCGCGTAACGCGCGCAACTGGATCGAATTGCTGGGCCATCTGTTCTTTTTGATGCCCTTCGTCCTCGTGATGATCTATTTCCTGTGGCCCTATGTGATCCGCTCGTACAATTCGGGCGAGATGTCCCCAAACGCAGGCGGCCTGATCCTGTGGCCGGCAAAGATGATGCTGCTGATCGGCTTTTTGCAGATGTTCTTCCAGGCCATCTCGGAAATCATCAAGCGCGTCGGCGTCATGACCGGCACTTATGACGACCCCAACCCCTATGTCACCGCGCGCGACCTTGCCGAACAAGAAGCCAAAGAGCTGGCGGAAGAAATCCTTAAAGCGCAGGAGGCACGCCAATGA
- a CDS encoding DedA family protein, with protein MFDLLLGLMEWAGAFGLFLLMILENLFPPIPSELIVPLAGFLAAQGEMSFWQVILAGVAGSVLGAVFWYYVGMMIGRARILRFVDRFGPILTLSREDTISAFTWFERWGVWAVLVTRLIPGARTLISVPAGISRMPLPLFLLATTAGSTVWITILTMTGVLLRENYHRIESVLDPLSLVIFGGVAVVYFWRLLRQMRSRR; from the coding sequence ATGTTTGACCTGCTGCTGGGATTGATGGAATGGGCCGGCGCGTTCGGCCTGTTCCTGTTGATGATCCTGGAGAACCTGTTTCCGCCGATCCCGTCCGAGCTGATCGTGCCGCTGGCGGGATTTCTGGCGGCGCAGGGCGAGATGTCGTTCTGGCAGGTGATCCTTGCCGGTGTTGCCGGATCGGTTCTGGGGGCCGTCTTCTGGTATTACGTCGGCATGATGATCGGGCGCGCGCGTATCTTGCGCTTTGTCGACCGCTTTGGCCCGATCCTGACGCTGTCGCGCGAAGATACGATCAGCGCCTTCACATGGTTCGAACGCTGGGGTGTCTGGGCGGTGCTGGTCACGCGGCTGATCCCCGGCGCGCGGACGCTGATCTCGGTCCCCGCTGGCATCTCTAGAATGCCGCTGCCGCTGTTTTTGCTGGCGACCACAGCGGGCAGCACGGTCTGGATCACCATCCTGACCATGACCGGCGTGCTGCTGCGCGAGAATTACCACCGGATCGAATCCGTACTGGACCCTTTGTCGCTGGTGATTTTTGGCGGTGTCGCGGTGGTCTATTTTTGGCGCCTGCTGCGGCAGATGCGCAGCAGGCGATAG